Part of the Actinomyces howellii genome, TTGCCTCCATGTGCCGCTGGGCCGGGGTGTCCAGGTCCGGGTACTACTCCTGGCGCGAGCGGGCTGAGTCGAGTCGTATCAGGAGACGGGAGGAGCTGGCGGTTCTTGTGCGGGCCGAGTTCGAGGCCTCCCACGGCGCCTACGGGTACCGGCGCATCGCGGCAGCCCTGCGACGTCAAGGCGTGTCAACCTGCCAGGACACTGTGCGTGCGGTCATGCGCGCCCAGGGCCTGAGAGCCGCGCAACCGCGCCGGAAGGTCCGTACCACCGTCCCGGCCCGTGACCTGGGCGAGCGTCCCGACCTCGTGCGCCGTGACTTCACGGCCGAGAAACCCGGAATCAAATGGGTAGGTGACATCACCTGTATCCGCACGTGGGCTGGGTTCGTGTATCTCGCAACGGTGCTGGACTGCTGCACGAGGAAGGTAGTCGGTTACGCGATGGCCGACCACATGCGCACCGACCTCGTCCGTGACGCTATCGACATGGCGGTACGCAGGTGCCCCCACAAGAGAGGGGTAACCATATTCCACTCCGACAGAGGCAGCCAGTACACCTCTCAGCAGTTCTCCGACCACCTGAGGAAGTATGGCATACGGCTGTCCGTCGGGCGCACCGG contains:
- a CDS encoding IS3 family transposase (programmed frameshift), producing MSRAKYSDEFKAQVVREVVEKDRTIASVAASYDLVPQTVGNWVARYRKEHSSQEESEAVAESAQIARLRAENCELRQENEFLKKSGGLLRAGTAVSDKYKLINREEGRYPVASMCRWAGVSRSGYYSWRERAESSRIRRREELAVLVRAEFEASHGAYGYRRIAAALRRQGVSTCQDTVRAVMRAQGLRAAQPRRKVRTTVPARDLGERPDLVRRDFTAEKPGIKWVGDITCIRTWAGFVYLATVLDCCTRKVVGYAMADHMRTDLVRDAIDMAVRRCPHKRGVTIFHSDRGSQYTSQQFSDHLRKYGIRLSVGRTGVCWDNAWAESFNATLKNERVHRMVYPTRRKAVSDIASWIELTYNQTRLHSTLGYRTPNEVEGEHLGRRQAA